In a single window of the Nilaparvata lugens isolate BPH chromosome 1, ASM1435652v1, whole genome shotgun sequence genome:
- the LOC111064203 gene encoding zinc finger protein 771 isoform X2, whose protein sequence is MCVAADSKFNFILDRHCSSPTHDREPVSDGCSLKEVSNCIWSEDAATKSGKTLTVHDRNVIVLSKLDSSALQLQPEPNRDFVVMVELKYKDPDHDHVKSEDLVAIDCDQAEIQENDDCLSTDLMFFQSDDSQNKSSEKYLRLISNNSDTDGKSPAKIANNIKKKGDAGTGVGAGLACSVCGKQFQRRTRLNSHMALHTQVRPHTCDECGKTFAMRWDLTLHRRLHTAAFACPVCHKSFTANSKLNRHLRTHTGERPHACAHCHKSFADKRNLDNHTRTHTGEKPYVCRVCARAFRVRTHLTDHQRVHSKATPYKCALCPKTFRWKANYNLHCKTHGSVVK, encoded by the exons ATGTGTGTGGCCGCTGATTCGAAGTTCAATTTCATTTTGGACAGGCACTGCAGTAGCCCTACTCAT GATAGAGAGCCGGTGTCTGACGGATGTAGTTTGAAGGAAGTGTCGAACTGTATCTGGTCGGAAGATGCAGCCACGAAGAGCGGGAAAACGCTGACCGTGCACGACAGGAACGTGATCGTGCTGAGTAAGCTGGACTCGAGCGCACTCCAACTGCAGCCGGAACCCAATCGAGATTTCGTCGTGATGGTCGAACTCAAGTACAAGGATCCCGATCACGACCATGTAAAAAGTGAAGATCTGGTGGCAATCGATTGCGACCAGGCCGAAATTCAAGAAAACGACGACTGTCTGTCGACCGATTTGATGTTCTTTCAGTCGGACGACAGCCAGAACAAGTCGTCGGAAAAGTATCTCAGACTGATCTCGAATAATTCGGATACTGATGGCAAGTCTCCTGCGAAAATTGCGAACAATATCAAGAAAAA GGGTGACGCGGGGACGGGGGTGGGGGCGGGGTTGGCGTGCTCGGTGTGTGGCAAACAGTTCCAGCGGCGCACTAGACTCAACTCTCACATGGCACTGCACACTCAG GTGCGGCCACACACGTGCGACGAGTGCGGCAAGACGTTCGCGATGCGCTGGGACCTGACGCTGCACCGACGCCTGCACACGGCCGCATTCGCGTGCCCCGTCTGCCACAAGTCGTTCACCGCCAACAGCAAGCTCAATCGCCACCTACGCACGCACACCGGTGAGCGGCCGCACGCGTGTGCACACTGCCATAAGTCGTTCGCCGACAAACGCAACCTCGACAACCACACGCGCACGCACACCGGCGAGAAGCCCTACGTGTGTCGTGTGTGTGCGCGAGCATTCCGTGTGCGCACGCACCTCACCGATCACCAGCGCGTGCATAGCAAGGCCACACCCTACAAGTGCGCCCTGTGTCCGAAAACTTTCCGGTGGAAGGCCAACTATAATTTACACTGTAAAACTCATGGCTCAGTCGTGAAATAG
- the LOC111064203 gene encoding zinc finger protein 771 isoform X1: MAYFLKQKTVDSVVVFESNICRLCANTSDSLIPIFDKTSFDKDNLLEKIKKCFPSLSIVEDDSKPKQVCLSCFSKLEICNELFDMCVAADSKFNFILDRHCSSPTHDREPVSDGCSLKEVSNCIWSEDAATKSGKTLTVHDRNVIVLSKLDSSALQLQPEPNRDFVVMVELKYKDPDHDHVKSEDLVAIDCDQAEIQENDDCLSTDLMFFQSDDSQNKSSEKYLRLISNNSDTDGKSPAKIANNIKKKGDAGTGVGAGLACSVCGKQFQRRTRLNSHMALHTQVRPHTCDECGKTFAMRWDLTLHRRLHTAAFACPVCHKSFTANSKLNRHLRTHTGERPHACAHCHKSFADKRNLDNHTRTHTGEKPYVCRVCARAFRVRTHLTDHQRVHSKATPYKCALCPKTFRWKANYNLHCKTHGSVVK, from the exons ATGGCAtattttttaaaacagaaaaCTGTTGACTCGGTTGTAGTTTTTGAGTCCAACATCTGTCGTTTATGTGCAAACACCAGTGATTCTTTAATTCCAATATTTGACAAAACATCGTTCGACAAAGATAATTTATTGGAGAAAATCAAGAAATGTTTTCCTTCTTTATCA aTAGTGGAGGATGATTCTAAACCAAAACAGGTTTGTTTGTCCTGTTTCTCCAAACTGGAAATTTGCAATGAGCTTTTTGACATGTGTGTGGCCGCTGATTCGAAGTTCAATTTCATTTTGGACAGGCACTGCAGTAGCCCTACTCAT GATAGAGAGCCGGTGTCTGACGGATGTAGTTTGAAGGAAGTGTCGAACTGTATCTGGTCGGAAGATGCAGCCACGAAGAGCGGGAAAACGCTGACCGTGCACGACAGGAACGTGATCGTGCTGAGTAAGCTGGACTCGAGCGCACTCCAACTGCAGCCGGAACCCAATCGAGATTTCGTCGTGATGGTCGAACTCAAGTACAAGGATCCCGATCACGACCATGTAAAAAGTGAAGATCTGGTGGCAATCGATTGCGACCAGGCCGAAATTCAAGAAAACGACGACTGTCTGTCGACCGATTTGATGTTCTTTCAGTCGGACGACAGCCAGAACAAGTCGTCGGAAAAGTATCTCAGACTGATCTCGAATAATTCGGATACTGATGGCAAGTCTCCTGCGAAAATTGCGAACAATATCAAGAAAAA GGGTGACGCGGGGACGGGGGTGGGGGCGGGGTTGGCGTGCTCGGTGTGTGGCAAACAGTTCCAGCGGCGCACTAGACTCAACTCTCACATGGCACTGCACACTCAG GTGCGGCCACACACGTGCGACGAGTGCGGCAAGACGTTCGCGATGCGCTGGGACCTGACGCTGCACCGACGCCTGCACACGGCCGCATTCGCGTGCCCCGTCTGCCACAAGTCGTTCACCGCCAACAGCAAGCTCAATCGCCACCTACGCACGCACACCGGTGAGCGGCCGCACGCGTGTGCACACTGCCATAAGTCGTTCGCCGACAAACGCAACCTCGACAACCACACGCGCACGCACACCGGCGAGAAGCCCTACGTGTGTCGTGTGTGTGCGCGAGCATTCCGTGTGCGCACGCACCTCACCGATCACCAGCGCGTGCATAGCAAGGCCACACCCTACAAGTGCGCCCTGTGTCCGAAAACTTTCCGGTGGAAGGCCAACTATAATTTACACTGTAAAACTCATGGCTCAGTCGTGAAATAG